The Leclercia sp. AS011 DNA segment AGCAAGGTGAGCTGCGCCGCAGGGTTCTCCACAATCAGGGCGATAATCAGCGACACGGCAATCTCCGCATCGTCATCCGCCTGGTGAAAAAGCACCGGTTTATCCGGGCGAATCAGATAAAGTGCCGGCGCTTTCGCATGGACCGCCTCGCAGTGCGGGATCGCCACGGCATGTTTTTCCAGGGCAATGCCGGTGGGGAACACCGCCTCCCTTTCCAGCAGCGCGGCGGGATAAGTGGCGTGAACCACGCCTTTCGCCAGCATCTCCTCGCCGATATGGGCCAGCGCCTGCTGGCAGGTGGCAAAATCAATGCCGGTACGGACAAACAGTTTGCTCATGGTTCCTCCGGGTTTCAGACGGCGTCAGGGGCGCAGCCGTAGCGGTATGCGCGTAACACGTCCTGGATCTTGTCGATGACCAACGCCTGCGGTGTCGGGGCGAGGGCCTGGGCGGTGACGCGTTCAAACTGCACCGGCAGATACTGGCTGATAAGTCCCAGCGGCAGGGGCAGGGTGTCGAGGTTGGCGAGCAACTTGTCCACGCTCTGACGGATCCGCGGGTGCGGCCAGTAGTAACGGATACGGTCTGACAGACTAAAGTGAATATCCACCATCGCCTGGCTCCAGGTCGGGCGATAGTATTTTTTCCAGTAATCCGGCTCGTTCAGCATTACCTCGTCGATCACCTCCAGCACGCGGCTGCGAT contains these protein-coding regions:
- the gatA gene encoding PTS galactitol transporter subunit IIA, which gives rise to MSKLFVRTGIDFATCQQALAHIGEEMLAKGVVHATYPAALLEREAVFPTGIALEKHAVAIPHCEAVHAKAPALYLIRPDKPVLFHQADDDAEIAVSLIIALIVENPAAQLTLLRRLFSELQNPTLLEALLTAPDHQLEALFEEAILMAEPCKRAS